From Kangiella sp. TOML190, one genomic window encodes:
- a CDS encoding D-(-)-3-hydroxybutyrate oligomer hydrolase gives MKLKFLSKNSALLSSCLLACLALSACQDNQNQTELAEKSKITASKAATSKPAFNSQRPIHYVFSEQQNSEFDLLSAGLSLAQLRSVTPPSLADSEKPSPLELRQLAYYHNIRALMDLSAAGGFKDSYGLAASDKLYGDEFLTYSSDKSGQLEATYLVQIPENFNQQQACLVVSASSGSRGIYGAVGVVGFWALHKGCAVAYTDKGTGSGFYFPQQQAGYDIQGNLVKLALNPSADPNKIWQPPSPKPSNSPNSESALKPSNQDKKQPRVVATKHAHSKSNLEKDWGQFVINATHAGLYFLNQHFPEQNYKPNNTLILAAGISNAGGAALRAVELDRQQLFDAVVVGEPNLAPALNHDLIIADQTSQFITQGKPLLNYNADIALYQGCALLSQHYAKHSFAMYIQFNQAQFAAQCGYLKQHGLISGKDISTQAEQSYQALIKIGLLPQALDFLPVGTSINLWNAINATYFNAYAKADFTQPICGSHFVIDNTKFNAQTQASLFATSSGVPPTAGINIQWPTQISDTDFDLSPVYQSDLCFNKTLKPNLPIAVATDSSAKAKIEASLQQITATGDLQNTPAIIIHGQADGLIHVNHSSRAYLGLNYRKEAAASQLRYYEIENAHHFDAFNALPALQSRYVPLHTYYEQALDLMWQHLTQGKALPASQRVATQTRQLKDGAIEALSMEHTPAISEKPKHPILVDKEKVSIQ, from the coding sequence ATGAAGCTAAAATTTTTATCAAAAAACTCTGCATTATTGAGCAGTTGTTTGCTCGCCTGCTTAGCTTTAAGCGCCTGCCAAGATAATCAAAACCAAACCGAGCTAGCTGAAAAATCGAAAATAACAGCCAGCAAAGCAGCTACCTCAAAACCAGCTTTCAATAGCCAGCGACCAATTCATTATGTGTTTAGCGAGCAGCAAAACTCAGAATTCGATTTACTAAGTGCCGGTTTATCGCTAGCGCAGCTGCGCTCAGTAACGCCACCATCACTGGCCGATTCTGAAAAGCCTTCTCCTCTTGAATTACGTCAACTAGCTTATTACCACAATATCCGCGCCTTGATGGACTTAAGCGCAGCAGGAGGTTTTAAAGATAGCTACGGTTTAGCCGCAAGCGACAAGCTTTATGGCGATGAATTTTTAACTTATTCCAGTGACAAAAGCGGCCAACTCGAAGCCACTTATTTGGTGCAGATCCCTGAAAACTTTAACCAGCAACAAGCTTGCCTAGTGGTCAGCGCCTCTTCTGGCTCGCGAGGCATTTATGGTGCCGTTGGCGTGGTGGGCTTTTGGGCATTACACAAGGGTTGTGCTGTTGCTTATACCGACAAAGGTACAGGCAGCGGCTTTTATTTTCCGCAACAACAAGCAGGCTATGATATTCAAGGCAATTTAGTTAAGCTTGCTCTTAACCCTTCAGCGGATCCTAACAAAATTTGGCAACCACCCTCGCCCAAACCGTCTAACTCACCTAACTCAGAAAGTGCTCTCAAACCCAGCAATCAGGATAAGAAACAGCCAAGGGTAGTTGCCACCAAACACGCTCACTCAAAAAGCAATCTGGAAAAAGATTGGGGACAATTTGTGATTAATGCCACTCACGCGGGGCTGTATTTTTTGAATCAACACTTTCCAGAGCAAAATTATAAGCCAAACAATACCCTAATCTTAGCAGCAGGGATCTCCAATGCTGGCGGTGCTGCTTTGCGTGCGGTCGAGCTGGATCGGCAACAGCTATTCGATGCAGTAGTCGTTGGTGAGCCAAACCTAGCACCCGCTCTTAATCACGATTTAATCATTGCAGATCAGACGTCACAATTTATAACACAAGGCAAGCCACTGCTTAATTACAATGCAGATATTGCTTTATACCAAGGCTGCGCCTTGCTTTCGCAACATTATGCAAAACACAGTTTTGCTATGTATATTCAATTTAACCAAGCACAATTTGCTGCTCAATGCGGTTACTTAAAACAGCATGGCTTGATTTCAGGAAAGGATATTAGCACCCAAGCCGAGCAATCTTATCAGGCACTTATTAAGATTGGCTTATTACCGCAAGCGCTCGATTTTCTGCCCGTTGGCACTTCCATCAACCTATGGAACGCCATCAACGCCACCTACTTTAACGCTTATGCCAAAGCAGATTTTACCCAGCCTATTTGCGGTAGCCATTTTGTTATCGATAACACTAAATTTAATGCTCAAACTCAAGCCAGCTTATTCGCTACCAGTAGCGGTGTGCCGCCAACCGCAGGAATTAATATTCAATGGCCAACTCAAATATCCGATACTGATTTTGATTTATCGCCGGTTTATCAAAGCGATCTATGCTTTAACAAAACCCTTAAGCCGAACTTGCCAATAGCAGTAGCAACCGACTCGAGTGCAAAAGCTAAAATCGAAGCGAGCTTGCAGCAAATTACCGCCACTGGAGACTTACAAAACACACCCGCCATTATTATCCATGGCCAAGCGGATGGATTGATTCACGTTAACCACAGCTCCCGCGCTTATCTAGGATTGAATTATCGTAAAGAAGCAGCAGCAAGCCAATTGCGCTACTATGAGATCGAAAACGCGCACCATTTCGATGCTTTTAATGCGTTGCCCGCCTTGCAAAGTCGCTATGTACCACTTCACACTTATTATGAACAGGCACTGGATCTGATGTGGCAACACTTAACCCAAGGTAAAGCACTTCCAGCTAGCCAGCGAGTCGCAACCCAAACTCGACAACTAAAAGATGGCGCTATCGAAGCTTTAAGCATGGAACATACTCCGGCCATCAGCGAAAAGCCTAAACACCCTATTTTAGTGGATAAAGAAAAGGTGAGTATCCAATAG